One stretch of Aeromicrobium fastidiosum DNA includes these proteins:
- a CDS encoding YraN family protein, which yields MTYQRSKSVGDYGERVAADHLRGLGMVVLATNWTCRYGEIDIVARDGSTLVICEVKTRTSSLRGGPFEAITGQKAARLRRLASHWLEVHDVSPPSVRIDVVSVVVPPKGGPVVERIAGVA from the coding sequence ATGACCTATCAGCGCAGCAAGTCCGTCGGCGACTACGGCGAGCGGGTGGCGGCCGACCACCTCCGCGGCCTCGGGATGGTGGTCCTGGCGACCAACTGGACGTGCCGGTACGGCGAGATCGACATCGTGGCGCGCGACGGCTCCACGCTGGTCATCTGCGAGGTGAAGACGCGCACCTCGTCCCTGCGCGGGGGACCGTTCGAGGCCATCACGGGGCAGAAGGCCGCGCGGTTGCGCAGGCTGGCGAGCCACTGGCTCGAGGTGCACGACGTGTCGCCGCCCAGCGTCCGCATCGACGTCGTCTCGGTCGTGGTGCCGCCCAAGGGCGGGCCCGTCGTCGAGCGCATCGCCGGGGTGGCCTGA
- a CDS encoding TetR/AcrR family transcriptional regulator: MGRPRTISDDTVVSGLTATFRADGYAAASLSTLAQSSGLRSASLYHRFPDGKAGMALAVLAEVERRFTHVLEPLDAGASRSPASDVAEMARRLAEFYADGELACVLDTMTVGDAPAAVVARARALARAWVDAMAHASARAGSDTAQARRRALDAFVRVEGALVASRVLGDVTPFGDVVADLPDLLTRQDVP; encoded by the coding sequence ATGGGACGTCCACGCACCATCTCCGACGACACCGTGGTCTCCGGCCTGACCGCGACCTTCCGCGCCGACGGGTACGCCGCGGCCTCGCTGTCGACGCTCGCGCAATCGTCGGGCCTGCGGTCCGCGAGCCTGTACCACCGCTTTCCCGACGGCAAGGCAGGCATGGCGCTCGCGGTGCTCGCCGAGGTCGAGCGCCGCTTCACGCACGTCCTGGAGCCGCTCGACGCGGGCGCGAGCCGATCCCCCGCGTCCGACGTCGCCGAGATGGCGCGCCGGCTGGCCGAGTTCTACGCCGATGGTGAGCTCGCCTGCGTGCTCGACACCATGACCGTCGGCGACGCACCCGCTGCTGTGGTGGCCCGCGCCCGAGCGCTCGCACGCGCCTGGGTCGACGCCATGGCCCACGCCTCGGCACGGGCCGGCAGCGACACCGCGCAGGCACGCCGTCGAGCGCTCGACGCTTTCGTGCGGGTCGAGGGCGCGCTGGTCGCCTCTCGAGTGCTGGGCGACGTGACCCCGTTCGGAGACGTCGTCGCCGATCTCCCCGATCTCCTCACCCGTCAGGACGTGCCATGA
- a CDS encoding condensation domain-containing protein, protein MFGPSGRSLTAAAAAPADSAPASFLQADHLRAYAERRGQAGEHRAWTGVATDVDGPLDREALARAVTRLVVTHEGLRSWFDVSGAEPVRHVVPADDVELVVTDEIVLGGKTLDGDVLAGDDWQAALQRHLVSVFDATCRPDSWPAFCLGAVERPDGFGLFWGCDHAFTDGASQIMVASELADLYAAEIAAPGGPEVVEGALPGPDQTGPFADFAMSEHVAAATYDASSPEVREWTRLIEGSGGRLPSFPLDLGLEPGQTAPVSISSNDLLDADGAASLDARCREAGARTVDAVFAAIAATEHELAHRDSYVGVTVLGARERGPFARSHGWFCTFAPIAFDVACHEGDVDGLLRSAHEAMARGKQIGRMPVHVALAEMVRSGVVRPETLGSPQLVSYLDLRRFPGAGRPAHERGVHFTGAGRTANASMWVNRDSRRLYLAMQHPDTPQAHESTDLYRRTVARTLQAMADGATRVPRSATAHAGHSG, encoded by the coding sequence ATGTTCGGTCCGTCCGGGCGGAGCCTGACGGCTGCCGCCGCTGCGCCCGCCGACTCCGCGCCGGCGTCGTTCCTGCAGGCCGATCACCTGCGCGCCTACGCCGAGCGACGTGGACAGGCAGGCGAGCACCGAGCCTGGACGGGCGTCGCGACGGACGTCGACGGCCCCCTCGACCGCGAGGCGCTCGCCCGCGCCGTGACGCGGCTGGTCGTGACCCACGAGGGTCTGCGGTCGTGGTTCGACGTGTCGGGAGCCGAGCCGGTGCGCCACGTCGTCCCGGCGGACGACGTCGAGCTCGTGGTGACCGACGAGATCGTGCTCGGCGGGAAGACGCTCGACGGGGACGTGCTCGCGGGGGACGACTGGCAGGCAGCGCTCCAGCGCCACCTCGTGAGCGTCTTCGACGCGACCTGCCGGCCGGACTCCTGGCCGGCGTTCTGCCTCGGTGCCGTCGAGCGGCCCGACGGCTTCGGCCTGTTCTGGGGATGCGATCACGCGTTCACCGACGGTGCCTCCCAGATCATGGTCGCGTCGGAGCTGGCCGATCTCTACGCCGCCGAGATCGCCGCGCCGGGCGGTCCCGAGGTCGTCGAGGGGGCCCTGCCCGGCCCCGACCAGACCGGTCCGTTCGCTGACTTCGCGATGTCCGAGCACGTCGCGGCCGCCACGTACGACGCCAGCTCGCCCGAGGTGCGGGAGTGGACCCGACTCATCGAGGGCAGCGGCGGACGCCTCCCATCGTTCCCGCTCGACCTGGGTCTCGAGCCCGGGCAGACGGCACCGGTCAGCATCAGCTCGAACGACCTGCTGGACGCCGACGGAGCCGCGAGTCTCGACGCGCGCTGCCGCGAGGCCGGTGCCAGGACCGTCGATGCGGTCTTCGCGGCGATCGCGGCGACCGAGCACGAGCTCGCGCACCGTGACAGCTACGTCGGCGTGACGGTGCTCGGGGCGCGCGAGCGTGGGCCGTTCGCCCGCTCGCACGGCTGGTTCTGCACCTTCGCGCCCATCGCCTTCGACGTCGCGTGCCACGAGGGTGATGTCGACGGGCTGCTGCGCTCCGCGCACGAGGCGATGGCACGCGGCAAGCAGATCGGCCGCATGCCGGTGCACGTCGCCCTGGCCGAGATGGTCAGGTCGGGTGTCGTGCGACCCGAGACGCTGGGATCGCCGCAGCTGGTCTCGTACCTCGACCTGCGCCGGTTCCCGGGAGCCGGCCGCCCCGCCCACGAGCGCGGCGTCCACTTCACGGGGGCCGGACGCACCGCCAACGCCTCGATGTGGGTCAATCGCGACTCGCGACGCCTCTACCTCGCGATGCAGCACCCCGACACGCCACAGGCGCACGAGAGCACCGACCTCTACCGGAGGACGGTGGCGCGCACGCTGCAGGCAATGGCGGACGGCGCGACGCGCGTTCCCCGATCCGCGACGGCCCATGCTGGTCACAGCGGCTGA
- a CDS encoding YifB family Mg chelatase-like AAA ATPase: MAAATHSVTLDGLSGRPIEVEVDIGGGLPQTVLVGLVDTMVNEARDRCRSAVANSGTTWPDQRVTINLAPSTLPKSGSHYDLAIALGVFAAKSLIPAEQLAGAAFLGELALDGRLRAIRGVLPATLAAAEAGFDRVFVPEVNVPEAELVRGISVVGVRSLRQTVALLTGQEQPDDPPVPPLDDVPSISWTSGDRLAHLDLADISGQEDSRMALLVAAAGGHHLLMTGPPGIGKTMLAQRLPGLLPDLTHEQSLSVSAVHSVAGVLPSDAPLLTRPPFLDPHHTASAVSIVGGGSRVIRPGALSLAHHGVLFLDEAPEFASNVLEALRQPLESGHVVVSRAAMTAAFPARFQLVLAANPCPCGLSSAVSDQCRCTPLMRRRYADRLSGPIRDRIDIHRSLTAITRPELVSGMTGARSTSELAGAVVEARERQLWRLTGSPWRTNSEVPGVELRKHWPVHDAGRALVDHQLRANKLNARSADRILRLAWTIADLSGRDVPGADEVDAALSLRRGTALGGAMRDMVQAS, encoded by the coding sequence ATGGCGGCGGCGACGCACTCGGTGACGCTCGACGGTCTGTCGGGCCGGCCGATCGAGGTCGAGGTCGACATCGGTGGTGGCCTCCCGCAGACGGTGCTGGTGGGCCTCGTGGACACGATGGTCAACGAGGCACGTGATCGTTGCCGCTCGGCCGTCGCCAACTCCGGCACGACGTGGCCTGACCAGCGCGTGACGATCAATCTCGCGCCCTCGACGCTCCCGAAGTCGGGCTCGCACTACGACCTCGCCATCGCTCTCGGCGTGTTCGCGGCCAAGTCGCTCATCCCGGCCGAGCAGCTGGCGGGCGCCGCGTTCCTCGGCGAGCTCGCGCTCGACGGTCGGCTTCGGGCCATCCGGGGCGTGCTGCCGGCGACCCTCGCGGCGGCCGAGGCCGGCTTCGACCGGGTATTCGTCCCGGAGGTCAACGTGCCGGAGGCCGAGCTCGTGCGGGGCATCTCGGTCGTCGGCGTCCGCTCGCTGCGCCAGACCGTCGCGCTGCTGACGGGGCAGGAGCAGCCCGACGACCCGCCCGTGCCACCGCTCGACGACGTCCCGTCGATCTCGTGGACGTCCGGCGACCGGCTGGCGCACCTCGACCTCGCCGACATCTCGGGTCAGGAGGACTCGCGGATGGCCCTGCTGGTCGCGGCTGCTGGAGGGCACCACCTGCTGATGACCGGGCCACCCGGCATCGGCAAGACGATGCTCGCGCAGCGTCTGCCGGGACTGCTGCCCGACCTCACGCACGAGCAGTCGCTGTCGGTCAGCGCCGTGCACTCCGTGGCCGGGGTGCTGCCGAGCGACGCGCCCCTGCTCACCCGGCCGCCGTTCCTCGACCCGCACCACACGGCCAGCGCGGTCTCGATCGTCGGCGGCGGCAGCAGGGTCATCCGCCCGGGAGCGCTGAGCCTCGCCCACCACGGAGTGCTGTTCCTCGACGAGGCGCCGGAGTTCGCGTCCAACGTGCTCGAGGCGCTGCGGCAACCGCTCGAGAGCGGGCACGTGGTGGTGTCACGTGCGGCCATGACGGCGGCGTTCCCGGCCCGGTTCCAGCTCGTGCTGGCCGCCAACCCCTGCCCCTGCGGTCTCAGCTCGGCGGTGTCCGACCAGTGCCGGTGCACCCCGCTGATGCGGCGACGCTACGCCGACCGACTGTCGGGTCCGATCCGCGACCGGATCGACATCCATCGCTCGCTCACGGCGATCACCCGGCCCGAGCTGGTCTCGGGCATGACCGGCGCGAGGTCGACGTCGGAGCTAGCGGGCGCCGTGGTCGAGGCACGCGAGAGGCAGCTGTGGCGGCTGACGGGCTCGCCGTGGCGCACCAACAGCGAGGTGCCGGGTGTCGAGCTGCGCAAGCACTGGCCCGTGCACGATGCGGGGCGCGCGCTGGTCGACCACCAGCTGCGCGCCAACAAGCTCAACGCGCGCTCGGCCGACCGCATCCTGCGGCTGGCGTGGACCATCGCCGACCTCAGCGGGCGCGACGTGCCGGGTGCCGACGAGGTCGATGCCGCGCTGTCGCTGCGACGGGGCACGGCGCTCGGGGGAGCGATGCGCGACATGGTGCAGGCCTCGTGA
- a CDS encoding tyrosine recombinase XerC, with the protein MTTETRDELTEAWSAALAAYEHHLVAERDLSAHSVRAYLTDVQSLGSHAGRLGVDDPADLTIRVLRSWLAHLKTMGKARTTLARRSTSARVFTTWLARSGRSTSDAGALLVSPKGHRELPVALSQTEVRALLDATTESLVHDGARGQRDLAILELLYATGIRVGELVGLDVDDLDRDRRVVRVFGKGRKERSVPFGLPASDALELYLASGRQQLMVESSGAAVFLGARGGRIDQRAVRRVVHERLEAVDGAPDLGPHGLRHTAATHLLEGGADLRSVQEILGHASLGTTQIYTHVSNERLRAAFTQAHPRA; encoded by the coding sequence ATGACGACCGAGACGCGCGACGAGCTGACCGAGGCGTGGTCGGCTGCCCTCGCGGCCTACGAGCACCACCTCGTCGCCGAGCGTGACCTGTCGGCCCACTCGGTGCGGGCCTACCTGACCGACGTGCAGAGCCTCGGCTCGCACGCGGGCCGACTGGGCGTCGACGATCCCGCTGACCTCACGATCCGGGTGCTGCGCAGCTGGCTCGCGCACCTCAAGACGATGGGCAAGGCCCGCACGACCCTGGCCCGCCGGTCGACGTCGGCCCGGGTGTTCACGACGTGGCTGGCGCGCAGCGGCCGGTCGACGAGCGACGCCGGTGCGCTCCTGGTCAGCCCCAAGGGGCACCGCGAGCTGCCGGTCGCGCTGAGCCAGACCGAGGTGCGCGCGCTGCTCGACGCCACGACCGAGAGCCTCGTGCACGACGGGGCACGCGGGCAGCGCGACCTCGCGATCCTCGAGCTGCTCTACGCCACGGGCATCCGGGTCGGCGAGCTCGTGGGGCTCGACGTCGACGACCTCGACCGCGACCGCAGGGTCGTGCGCGTGTTCGGCAAGGGACGCAAGGAGCGTTCGGTGCCCTTCGGACTGCCCGCGTCGGACGCCCTCGAGCTGTACCTGGCCTCGGGTCGGCAGCAGCTCATGGTCGAGAGCAGCGGGGCCGCGGTGTTCCTCGGTGCGCGCGGTGGCCGCATCGACCAGCGAGCCGTGCGCCGTGTGGTCCACGAGCGACTCGAAGCGGTCGACGGTGCGCCTGATCTGGGCCCGCACGGTCTGCGCCACACCGCGGCGACGCACCTGCTGGAGGGCGGAGCCGACCTGCGCAGCGTGCAGGAGATCCTGGGCCATGCATCGCTGGGCACGACGCAGATCTACACGCACGTCAGCAACGAGCGCCTGCGTGCTGCCTTCACGCAGGCGCACCCCCGGGCCTGA
- the dprA gene encoding DNA-processing protein DprA has protein sequence MTRRDRLALSLVVEPGDPRLPGLLADHEPGRIVAAVRGDRPPTGVPMPAAWLERGADLDRLVEVATQRATAARLRWVCPGDRDWPDRLDDLDHVEPLQATTGAPLGLWVRGSGDLGQLAEQSVAVVGARDCTTYGAECASDLGADLADGGWTVVSGAAYGIDGCAHRGTLAMERPTVAVLACGADLDYPRSHATLLDRIADGGLVVSEQAPGQNPVKSRFLSRNRIIAALSVGTVVVEAAVRSGSLNTLHWADQLGRVTMAMPGPVTSKASGGTHAAVRAGTAVLVTSGRDVLEELGGLGAEESAEPIAPTEFDLLAPVARATLDGLDWRSARQPAEIASAVRLTTAQVRVALELLRSRGLVVQRSTGWVLDRRADTG, from the coding sequence GTGACGCGGCGCGATCGCCTGGCGCTGAGCCTCGTCGTCGAACCGGGCGACCCGCGTCTGCCGGGTCTGCTGGCCGACCACGAGCCCGGACGGATCGTCGCAGCCGTGCGCGGAGACCGGCCGCCGACCGGCGTGCCCATGCCGGCGGCGTGGCTCGAGCGGGGAGCCGACCTCGACCGCCTGGTCGAGGTCGCGACCCAGCGGGCGACTGCGGCACGCCTGCGATGGGTGTGCCCGGGCGACCGCGACTGGCCGGACCGGCTCGACGACCTCGATCACGTCGAGCCGCTGCAGGCCACCACGGGCGCGCCCCTGGGGCTGTGGGTGCGCGGGTCGGGCGACCTCGGCCAGCTCGCCGAGCAGTCCGTCGCGGTCGTCGGTGCGCGCGACTGCACGACCTACGGTGCCGAGTGTGCGTCCGACCTCGGTGCCGACCTGGCCGACGGCGGGTGGACCGTCGTGAGCGGCGCCGCCTACGGCATCGACGGCTGCGCGCACCGCGGCACGCTGGCGATGGAGCGACCCACTGTCGCGGTGCTGGCGTGCGGGGCCGACCTCGACTACCCGCGGTCGCACGCGACGCTGCTCGACCGCATCGCCGACGGCGGGCTGGTCGTGAGCGAGCAGGCACCCGGCCAGAACCCGGTCAAGAGCCGGTTCCTGTCCCGCAACCGGATCATCGCCGCCCTCAGCGTCGGCACCGTCGTGGTCGAGGCTGCCGTGCGCAGCGGCTCGCTCAACACGCTGCACTGGGCCGATCAGCTGGGGCGCGTCACGATGGCGATGCCCGGCCCGGTCACGTCCAAGGCGTCGGGAGGAACCCATGCCGCCGTGCGTGCAGGTACGGCCGTGCTGGTGACGAGTGGTCGTGACGTGCTCGAGGAGCTCGGCGGCCTGGGTGCCGAGGAGTCCGCCGAGCCCATCGCGCCGACCGAGTTCGACCTGCTCGCACCCGTCGCGCGCGCCACGCTCGACGGTCTCGACTGGCGGTCAGCACGACAGCCGGCGGAGATCGCGTCAGCGGTCCGGCTCACCACGGCGCAGGTGCGGGTGGCACTCGAGCTGCTGCGGTCCCGCGGCCTGGTCGTGCAGCGGTCGACGGGCTGGGTGCTCGACCGCCGCGCCGACACCGGCTGA
- a CDS encoding ATP-binding cassette domain-containing protein, with protein sequence MTEWAIRAEGLVKEFGSHRALDGIDLSVRTGTVHAVLGPNGAGKTTAVRVLSTLLRPDAGTAHVFGHDAVRSPTAVRSLIGLTGQYASVDELLTAHENLFVFARLLGLGRRQARSRADELLERFSLTDAAHRSVSTFSGGMRRRLDIAASLLGDPPLLFLDEPTTGLDPRTRADMWTTVRELVAEGSTVLLTTQYLEEADQLADRIAVIDRGRVVADDTSEALKRSVGGLTLQLQIGDRERWPEAMLIVERLTGREPSIVDGRLAVPITSSAVTSGVVLAFHERAIVLDEISVARPTMDDVFFALTGSAGTERQDAA encoded by the coding sequence ATGACCGAATGGGCCATCCGGGCCGAGGGCCTGGTCAAGGAGTTCGGCTCGCACCGGGCACTCGACGGCATCGACCTGTCCGTTCGCACGGGCACGGTCCACGCCGTGCTGGGGCCCAACGGCGCCGGCAAGACGACGGCCGTGCGCGTGCTCTCGACCCTGCTGCGTCCCGATGCGGGCACCGCCCACGTCTTCGGCCACGACGCCGTGCGCTCCCCCACCGCGGTCCGGTCGCTGATCGGTCTCACAGGCCAGTACGCCTCGGTCGACGAGCTGTTGACGGCGCACGAGAACCTGTTCGTCTTCGCCCGGCTGCTGGGGCTCGGACGTCGGCAGGCGCGATCCCGCGCCGACGAGCTGCTCGAGCGGTTCAGCCTCACCGACGCGGCGCATCGCTCGGTCTCGACCTTCTCGGGAGGCATGCGCCGGCGGCTCGACATCGCCGCCAGCCTGCTCGGCGATCCGCCCCTGCTGTTCCTCGACGAGCCGACGACGGGGCTCGACCCGCGCACCCGCGCCGACATGTGGACGACCGTCCGCGAGCTCGTCGCCGAGGGATCCACGGTGCTGCTCACGACCCAGTACCTCGAGGAGGCCGACCAGCTGGCCGACCGGATCGCCGTGATCGACCGGGGTCGCGTCGTCGCCGACGACACCTCCGAGGCGCTCAAGCGCTCGGTCGGCGGGTTGACGCTGCAGCTGCAGATCGGCGACCGCGAGCGATGGCCCGAGGCGATGCTCATCGTCGAGCGGCTCACCGGCCGCGAGCCGTCGATCGTCGACGGCCGCCTGGCCGTGCCCATCACGTCGAGCGCGGTGACGTCCGGCGTCGTGCTGGCGTTTCACGAGCGCGCCATCGTCCTCGACGAGATCAGCGTCGCCAGGCCCACGATGGACGACGTCTTCTTCGCCCTGACGGGGTCTGCCGGCACCGAGCGTCAGGACGCCGCATGA
- a CDS encoding pyridoxamine 5'-phosphate oxidase family protein, with protein sequence MSRRYASIAFTDSVRDVQDEHGSGEFYAQHVARGQEIATGDALDDRAAAFLSARDSFYLATVGEGGWPYVQHRGGDGGFVRVLDPHTIGWADLGGNLQYVTTGNLTTDDRIALIAVDYPHRARLKLFGRATVVQAADDPELARRLVVPGYDGTVERLVTVTVEAYDWNCPQHITPRYTVSELAPQIAPLQQRLAQLEADNARLRSELASSSGTVEA encoded by the coding sequence ATGAGCCGGCGCTATGCCTCGATCGCCTTCACGGACTCCGTGCGCGACGTGCAGGACGAGCACGGCAGCGGCGAGTTCTACGCCCAGCACGTCGCCCGCGGCCAGGAGATCGCGACCGGCGACGCGCTGGACGATCGTGCGGCAGCCTTCTTGTCGGCCCGCGACAGCTTCTACCTCGCCACGGTCGGCGAGGGCGGCTGGCCGTACGTGCAGCACCGGGGCGGCGACGGAGGGTTCGTCCGCGTGCTCGACCCGCACACGATCGGTTGGGCCGACCTGGGCGGCAACCTGCAGTACGTGACGACCGGCAACCTGACGACGGACGACCGCATCGCCCTCATCGCGGTCGACTACCCGCATCGCGCGAGGCTCAAGCTGTTCGGGCGGGCGACCGTCGTGCAGGCTGCCGACGATCCCGAGCTGGCCCGGCGGCTCGTCGTCCCCGGCTACGACGGCACGGTCGAGCGCCTCGTGACCGTCACGGTCGAGGCGTACGACTGGAACTGCCCGCAGCACATCACGCCGCGCTACACGGTGAGCGAGCTCGCACCGCAGATCGCCCCGCTACAGCAGCGCCTCGCGCAGCTGGAGGCCGACAACGCCAGGCTCCGCAGCGAGCTGGCGTCGTCCTCCGGCACCGTCGAGGCGTAG
- a CDS encoding DUF2469 domain-containing protein: MSSEDLERYESEMELALYREYRDVVSIFKYVVETDRRFYLCNAVDVKVRSETGDAYFEVSMNDAWVWDIYRPARFAKNVKVLTFKDVNVEELQGSDFKVPGADD; encoded by the coding sequence ATGAGCTCGGAAGACCTGGAGCGGTACGAGTCGGAGATGGAGCTCGCGCTCTACCGCGAGTACCGCGACGTCGTGTCGATCTTCAAGTACGTCGTCGAGACCGATCGGCGCTTCTACCTGTGCAACGCGGTCGACGTGAAGGTGCGCTCCGAGACGGGCGACGCCTACTTCGAGGTGTCGATGAACGACGCCTGGGTGTGGGACATCTACCGGCCCGCGCGGTTCGCCAAGAACGTCAAGGTGCTGACGTTCAAGGACGTCAACGTCGAGGAGCTGCAGGGCTCGGACTTCAAGGTGCCCGGCGCGGACGACTGA
- a CDS encoding condensation domain-containing protein has translation MEYSELHDYPIPAGIVTTWTPVASPAAWRDDDRDLSYDHEAHLGRDADGAWIGSAMRLPGPYDPDVLRRALRAWIVRHEVLRTTVQRRDVGWARRTAETDGVDVRQEVLGHRSGGEAREEVAQFLAALSPVVWPHCVFATVVDPDASGFVLVFGADHSVMDAYSQLLWFAEMADLYRRAGTGADDAELAVLDVGSHVDFAESDRRSGDDIADDHVAVTTWREFLTLDGTGAPVDTPVFPHHPDVAGGAAATACPQRSLSTWVLSGVSTDLLAGQLRQRGVGLQSAGIAALALAARRRSGIERLRFVLPLHTRHDPRHVGAVGWYVGLCPIDLDLTGATTVAEAVQRADQAVRGAKDLARHPFPRIAELLGIDDTPHFVVSYVDVRHVPGAEQWPAQQARALRSPAHAPDEVYLWLIRSHVGLNISARYPGTDLADVAMRGYVANARAVLSEMVWDEQPEQLAATGSAR, from the coding sequence ATGGAGTACAGCGAGCTGCACGACTATCCGATCCCGGCCGGGATCGTGACCACCTGGACGCCCGTAGCGTCCCCGGCGGCGTGGCGCGACGACGATCGCGACCTGTCGTACGACCACGAGGCGCATCTGGGCCGCGATGCCGACGGTGCCTGGATCGGCTCGGCCATGCGGCTGCCCGGGCCCTACGATCCCGATGTGCTGCGGCGGGCGTTGCGCGCCTGGATCGTGCGGCACGAGGTGCTGCGCACGACGGTGCAGCGGCGCGATGTCGGCTGGGCCCGACGGACGGCTGAAACTGACGGTGTCGACGTGCGGCAGGAGGTGCTCGGGCACCGCTCGGGCGGCGAGGCGCGCGAGGAGGTGGCCCAGTTCCTGGCCGCGCTGTCGCCCGTGGTGTGGCCGCACTGCGTGTTCGCGACGGTCGTCGACCCCGATGCGTCCGGGTTCGTGCTGGTGTTCGGTGCCGACCACAGCGTCATGGACGCGTACTCGCAGCTGCTGTGGTTCGCCGAGATGGCCGATCTGTACCGGCGGGCCGGCACGGGTGCCGACGATGCCGAGCTGGCGGTGCTCGACGTCGGCAGTCACGTCGACTTCGCCGAGTCCGACCGACGATCGGGTGATGACATCGCGGACGACCACGTCGCTGTCACGACCTGGCGGGAGTTCTTGACGCTCGACGGCACGGGGGCCCCCGTCGACACGCCGGTGTTCCCCCATCATCCCGACGTGGCCGGCGGCGCGGCGGCAACGGCCTGCCCGCAGCGGAGCCTGTCGACCTGGGTGCTGAGCGGCGTCAGCACCGACCTGCTGGCGGGCCAGCTGCGACAGCGCGGCGTCGGGCTGCAGTCGGCCGGCATCGCGGCACTCGCCCTGGCCGCGCGCCGGCGCAGCGGCATCGAGCGGCTGCGATTCGTCCTGCCGCTGCACACGCGCCACGACCCGCGCCACGTCGGAGCCGTCGGCTGGTACGTCGGCCTGTGCCCCATCGATCTCGACCTCACGGGCGCCACCACGGTCGCCGAGGCGGTCCAGCGGGCCGACCAGGCCGTGCGGGGGGCCAAGGACCTGGCCCGACACCCGTTCCCTCGGATCGCCGAGCTGCTCGGCATCGACGACACGCCCCACTTCGTGGTGTCGTACGTCGACGTGCGACACGTGCCGGGGGCAGAGCAGTGGCCGGCCCAGCAGGCACGCGCCCTGCGCAGCCCGGCCCATGCGCCCGACGAGGTCTACCTCTGGCTGATCCGCTCACACGTGGGCCTCAACATCTCGGCGCGCTACCCGGGCACCGATCTGGCCGATGTCGCGATGCGGGGCTACGTCGCCAACGCCCGTGCCGTGCTGTCGGAGATGGTGTGGGACGAGCAGCCCGAGCAGCTGGCGGCGACGGGGTCGGCGCGATGA
- a CDS encoding ABC transporter permease: MSTASVTSVRRPALGEPGLVLAAAQSVTFAYRGLLRVRHDPQRLFDVIVLPIVGTVMFANVFGGAVAGGVSGYLPQLVPGVLVQIAVTASVVTGVQLRDDMDRGVFDRFRSLPVARTAPLAGSLLADVTRYVVAVSMTVAVGVAMGYRPASWGGLAAGCVLVVVSAFTISWVFALMGVLMKSASAVQGVSMLVLTPLSFMSNALVPTETMPGWMRAIAEVNPVTHLVTAVRDLADAAPATGSVTTAIVGAAAVLAVFAPLTVRAYVRSA, translated from the coding sequence ATGAGCACCGCGTCCGTGACGTCCGTCCGTCGTCCCGCGCTCGGTGAGCCGGGGCTCGTGCTGGCCGCGGCCCAGTCGGTGACATTCGCCTACCGGGGCCTGCTGCGGGTGCGGCACGACCCCCAGCGACTGTTCGACGTCATCGTGCTGCCGATCGTCGGCACCGTGATGTTCGCCAACGTCTTCGGCGGGGCGGTCGCCGGAGGCGTGTCGGGCTACCTCCCGCAGCTCGTCCCCGGCGTGCTGGTGCAGATCGCCGTCACGGCCTCGGTCGTCACCGGCGTCCAGCTGCGCGACGACATGGACCGGGGCGTGTTCGACCGGTTCAGGTCGTTGCCGGTGGCCCGGACGGCCCCGCTGGCCGGTTCGCTGCTGGCCGATGTCACTCGCTACGTCGTCGCGGTGTCGATGACCGTCGCGGTCGGGGTGGCGATGGGCTACCGGCCGGCGTCGTGGGGTGGTCTCGCCGCCGGCTGCGTGCTGGTGGTGGTCAGCGCCTTCACGATCAGCTGGGTCTTCGCGCTCATGGGGGTGCTGATGAAGAGCGCCTCGGCGGTGCAGGGCGTCTCGATGCTGGTGCTGACACCGCTGTCGTTCATGTCCAACGCACTCGTGCCCACCGAGACGATGCCGGGCTGGATGCGCGCGATCGCGGAGGTCAACCCCGTCACCCACCTCGTGACGGCCGTGCGCGACCTGGCCGACGCGGCACCGGCCACCGGCTCCGTCACGACGGCGATCGTCGGCGCGGCCGCCGTGCTGGCGGTCTTCGCCCCGCTGACCGTCCGGGCCTACGTCCGCAGCGCCTGA